The nucleotide sequence AGAGCAGTCTCTTATAGCAGACTAATATACAACAGTGGCACTTGATGTGAGATCTTATCTGTTTCGTTCTAAACAAAGTGTCTACACGTTTAGCGGTGTTATGTAatatgcgatgagctgttttcatttttttttttatgcATTAATATATaactttttcaagaatacTAGCCGTACCATTCATTTAGCATGTAAGTTTTTAATAGCCGACGGATGCTTCTCGAATAATTGATTCAGGGTTCTCAAGGTGCTCGTATACGTatacattattattttaataATAACGATAAATATTTTTCCTCCAAAGATACGTTTGAGGATAATACGGTATTGTGTAGGATATTAAGTTGTGCCAAAGACTAACCTATTGGATCTAAGTAAAACTGATTACTAAGTTACCCCCTAGCCTCTGCTTCAAAGTTCATTTGAAAGATTGAACCAgctttccttcttctgtcttttgtttgttttttatttgctTTCTTTCACTACAAGTTCTTGGCATAATATCGCGCTAAAGCCATATATTTCTATAATTACGTTTTATTGTTCAAtcaattcttgcaaaaatgaaaatacGGCTCCGGCATTGTAACGGTGTACATACTCAATATTGATCTTGGAGcgcttttctttttctgaatttttcatcatttcaCTCTTTCAGAACGAACCCTGGCTTGCGGTAGATTTTCCtttggaaatgaaaaacGATGCAATATTACTaaattttggttttgagaGAGCTTTATGATTTAGTAATGTTTGGGGTACCTAATGTGGGTCACCTGTTCAACAACATCCTTAATCTGTCATTATAACGGGGACTTTGAAGACACGCATTAGTGTATAATCATGGCACGCAGACTTAGTGGTTTACAGAAAGAGGTAGTGCACTTATACAGACAATGCATTCGTACTGCCCATAAGAAGCCGATTGAGAATAGACCCCATTTTATTACCTATATCAGACGAGAGTTTGATAAGTATAGATCACTTTCCAGAAAGGATTTTAGTACCATTGAACATTTACTAAGAGTTGGCAATAGGCGGTTGGAGATGTACGCTGCTCCGGAATTGAAAGATATACATTGAGCGTTTAAAGCCAGGTTTATGAAATGATTCtttatgattatgattatgaaaACCCATTAATAGTTACATTCTAAAACATTTGTTTATTTGGTATATATGCGGACATTTAAAGGTGCTGTTGTCCGACATATCCAATATAAAGtacatctatatatatatattcatgactctttttcttttttggttcCAAATTAGGGTATTTGTTAAATGTTTATCCACTCTTTATCTTACTATTCTGTCCTTTGTTGTAATATCATCGAGAAGATGTCTCTATAGTTTTGGAGGATAAAGCCAATCAAATAGTTACGTTCCTTCATGTCTACAATGTCCTTTTCTCCAGAATAATCCTTGATGAGACCAGGTGCGAACACAAGGGCCAAGTTATGCAAAGTCATTAAGTTATCATCCTGATACTTTATTATCTGATCTAAGTGTTGACAGAGAAGTCTCAAAACTATTAGATTTTGTACTGGTAATGTTTGCATGATCCCCACCAGTCTCTCAACAGTATTATGATAAAGGGTTGAAGGTTTAGTACTTTTCGACAGAGGATATTCAATTAAAAGATTGTTATCGCGAACCAAATTAATCAAGGCCTCATAGCATTGATAACTTAGGATAGGATTAGGTAACTTACGCAAATACCGTTTCAACACACTAGTTACCGCATGCACATCTGCGTTAATTTTTACGAAGTCaactttttcttcgtcCGCAAAcatcttttcaaattgttCGATAACAATTTGGCTGCCAGACTTTCTGTATATACCCTCTGTTTTCATGTGCTCCTCGTCAGACTCAATATAATCAATACATGTTGTGATAATTAAAGGAACGTCTCTTCTCTCATAATTACATCTTGCTGACAATGTAGATCCGTATAGGTTTTGACCTTCTGACATGGCGGAAGAGGCGCTATTTCTTGTCCCAGAGTCGCTAGAGGTAGAGTTctgaattggaagaagtttCATATCATCAAACTCGTTTGGATTTTGAAGCATAGGAGCACTGAtttcaattgattttgaagagTTTGGCGTGACTTGTTTAACATTCCCATACCCATTCCCATTACCGTTACCATTACCGCTTCCGCTCCCAGCGCCAAATAGTTTCCAGAACCTAGGTTTTGCTATGCTAGCACTTGCTGAAGTCGCAGAATGCGGATTTTTTGTTGGACTATATCCGTTTCCACTACTTCCATGGTAATCAGTATAGTATGCATCATCCTGGAATGATTCCTGGGAAGTTGTCCCTGATCTCAATCCTTTTTTCTCgttctttaatttctccACCTCGATAGTTAATGACTCTTTGCTGGACTttaacttttcaatatcagcGTTTAACTGAGCCTTTGTTAATTGTAATTCCTTTATCTCCATATTTAATTTCCTTAGTTGCAAGCTAGCCGAAGCTAGatccttttcaaaaaaCTCTTTCGCAACTGGGGTGTAGTCACCCGTATCACCACCATCAGTACctttttcatcttctgctAATAAAGTTTGATTCGCATCTATGCTTAGCGATTTATTTCGGGTATATCTTCCACTATCTATGGATCCTAATGGTGGAGTTCTGAACATTGATACCTTATTACTACCACTTTGTGACCTTATGTGACCCTGGCCTTGGTTTTGGCTTTGTTGGGTGGAATCATTTGAAAATGGTGAATATATAGTACTGTCACTTTGGCCTCTACCAGATACTCTTCTCCGTGGTTGATGAGCAGTTTGAGATGATAATGACTCCTCTATAGAAGGATGAGAAGCGCTTACTCCCCAACCGGAATGTGTATCAAAGTCTTTATCTAATGGTCTTCCAGGTGAGACACTGGATTTCGCTTTATTTCTGAAGGTGGATATGATGTTTTTGGATCTGAATGACAATGATCTTGTGATGTTCTTAGCACCGCTAGATGTCCTACGGTGATGATCAGGAGCTGAATTATTAACTGTATGAGCCATATCGCTATTATGCGATGATGGACGTTCCTCTGTTGAATCATATGGAATTCCAACTGTACTCGTGTTCTTCACCACTTCGCTTCTTGGAGATATGATTGCCAACGAGCCATTGAGTTTGAACTTTTGTAATGACCTTGGGGTAGAGATTCCCAATCCAGCTGGTTTATGATCATTGCCTGAAGAATTAGGGGTGTGCAAAAATGATTCATCCCCCGCACTGGTATTTCTACGATTTGGTGTGTTAAGGTGGTTCTCTTTCGTAGCATACAcaacttcattttctgGAGATTCTGCGTCAAATATAATAGCGTTACGATGACCATCAGGCGATTTGGAATTTGGGATCGCAAGAGGGGGTGACCTCTCGGAAGACCGTACAGGTGTTCTATGAGGATTAATTTCAGGTATGTCAGGGTTAGAGTTGTTGTATGATAGGGATGCTATATCATTGGATGATATTTGTAGGGTATCTTCTTCCGAGTTGTCCAACGTGTTTTGTAAAATTTTATCTAATTGTGACGAAGAATGTTTGTgttctgttgttgttacaCTTACGTTGTCGTTGTGGTACTCATCATCGAGGAATTGGGCAATAACACTGTTAGAGCTTGATTTCACGattgattctttcttcgaaAAGTCTATAGGGGCTGTGAAAACTTTTGGTTGCTCGATATCTTCGTAGTTTGGCGTTTGTTTCTGCTGAATGTTGGCAGACTCGAGTTTATCTGCGGCATTTGAGGGCGACAGCACAGAAAATGGGTCACTTTCTGGCGTCGAGTTGCCATTTTGTCCAAGATTAGAGTTTGTTGTCTCGAGGACACCGGACTCAGTTTTTATCATAGGGTCTAGCGTGTGTGATGTCTGAGAAGTGGCTGTTTCAGACTCCATTGCAGAACTGGTGGCAGAAGAATCGGGCTCCTTGGGTACGATGGGTAGTTCTTTCTTAAGTCGACGTTTCTTCTCCTCGTGATACTTCCTCCTTGCTAAAAGCCGTTCGTGACAACTTATACAGAACAGCCctttctttgtctttgCATACCTAAgatctttaattttttcaCCACATTTGCAACATTTGAAACAATCCGAACAATATGCTTCGTTTGACGACGCAAGAATAATAGCCAAATCATCAATCTTTTTCCCACAACTTTTACACGAATCCGAGCACTCGAAACATATGAGGTCGCTCGTTCCCAGAACTAGGAAATCAGAGTCGCAACTCAACGGTTTGTCACACTTGTAGCATGAAAAGCAGTGGGTATGCCATCTATTTCCACCCAATTCGTACGCATGACCCATAGTTATACGGTCAGTACAACGTACACATACTGGCGTTTCGACAGCTTCGTGGGTAGACGCTGACATGTTCCTTACTGAGCAAAGCCTATATTTTATTACTTGTGCTTTTGTGCTCTGCTTGTTCTCTCTCACCCCCCGTTCCTGGTACCTGCTTTTGAATTAGCTGAGAAAAACGTGTATTATTATATGTATTTCACAATTCGATGGAAAGAAGATCCACAAATAAACCTTTCAGTAATGTCGAGAATGTGTCAACGGAACTCTTTTCCCCCGCGTATTGAACGCACAACTGGACCTGATTCTAAAACTTCACTTCACTTCACCTCCACACAATAACGTTCAAAGTGAAAAACTCACAGCAGGAAACTCTTTTAAAGCTTAGCGTTATTTCGATGGCAATTCGATATATATCACTTCTACTTGTGCCAAACTAGGTAAAAAGAGATCTGTATACTGAACGGTCCGTCctagaaaagaaaaagagctAACGAAAGgaattttttcaaattcgTGAAACTTACACTAGTGGtaattcaattcaaattcTCTCTGTAGCCTCGGATAAATTGTGTAGATCCTTTTTCATTGAAGGAAaaccaaatccaaaaattAAATAGTAGTTATAGTAATAAATGATTTGAATGGGCATCATCTCTATTTTTAAACACGaattgggaaaaaaaattggcAAGAGATATGTGAGATGAGAAGGGAGAAAATTCTGCTTGCAGAGGAGCAGATTAAACTCATTCAAATCTGAGTTCTTGTTTAGCTTCTTCGAGAATGGATCGTGTATGAATAAAGAAAGGGAGAATGAACCTCAGTTTTTAGCTAACCACGTAGCTAACTAACTATACGTCTTCTTTGTCTTTCTGTAAATTCAAACTATACAATCTGCTACTTAGTTACTTATTTTAGAAAATCGTGCATTTTCACGTGTAATCAGTGCCCGTTGCACTGGTGATCGCTGCTTGACGAAGAGAGAATACTTGGGTTGTGTGGATCAGGAACTTTTGTACTTCGACGCTTGTTAGGTTAGGTTAGGTTAGATTAGGTTAGGTTAGATTAGGTTACCATTTTAGACAAATTTTATTCAGCCTGGGGCATCTCGGAGATCATTGACTATTTACTTggtatcacgtgactttgTTCTTCAGTAGTTTTCATGgtattaattttttttatttttttttagttagtctttctcttcattgGAAAAGtagaaagaaaatggaaaactgAAAAGCTGCGAATAATCAATGTATAATAAGACGGAAGCTATGTTATGTATGGGTAAATGAAATGATAAGAGCTATCTGAGCATTGCAAAGGTAAACTGACTAGCAATCGATATTATTAATGGAAACTAAAACTACAGCCTCAGCGACctttttggaaaatatCATTGGGAAGCCAGTATATGTGAAACTCTTTTCAGGCATATTATACCAGGGGAAACTAGAATCGATAGATGGGTTTATGAATGTCTCCCTATCACAGGTATCAGAGCATTACGAAACAGAGGAGAATGGAACGTTGCATAAATATGCCGAAGAGGTTTTTCTAAGGGGCTCACAAGTGTTGTACATCAGCGAAAGGTGAAGTGAGTTTGTGCTTACAGAGAGCGCACGTCATGGGCGAACATTATCTCGGTAATTTCAAAACACATACGTGCATAGAAATCGGGAAAGAAAATGCTAGGCATATAATATGTAGTATAATTGGGCTCTACCGGGTCCGCACTTAATtagattcaaaaaaaaaaagtttcaTTTAGACGGTTCGTTTCCCTTCTTAAGTCTTTACCTGCATAGGAATATATTCTGATTGTATTCAAAATAATTAGAATATGTAGACGTCTTACAGAGTCAGGGCTATCAAAAGAAGCCCTGAAGCCGTAATTTTTTATATACTCTGTTCACATTTGctttttatatatcatGATTCTTAAGAGAAAAGTTATTGTCATATCGTTAGAAAAGGTGTATGCgtgttcttgtttttgaatgacACCTTGCGCTTCGAATGTTcgtaaaaataaaaaagagcACATAACCACATCAACATACACTCATACATGCAGATGTAGGAGTACAGTAGATTATAGCAGCGCACAATCGAAACTGcctttcaaaaatataacaGCAGAATAGTTGGTGGAATATCGGGGCAAATATAGGGACAAAACCTACTAAGCGAATAAacgaaagaagaaaaaaaaagagtttcCAATGTAATTGGGTATCTTGTTTCAATTATCCGTTTAGTGTTCGCCATTCTTGTGGTGTCTCAAGTGGAAGTAGTAGTCCATAGAGTAACCCAAAGTCAAAATAGCCAAAGCTAAGTGCAAAATTGGCTTACCGGAGGCATTAGCACCATCAAAGTACTTTGCCTTGTATCTACCGATCAAACCAGATGGCTTGATTTCAGCAGCATTACCTTGTGGCAAGGACTTGTAGAAAGAGACCACGTTAGAAATACGCTTAGCATTTGGAGCAGATCCTAAGTTCTGTATAAATCGCGAATAAATGAAAACAGTACAGTATTCATATTCTTATGTTAGTAAAATTATTCTGGAATGAAACAAAGTTGGATGGTGCAAGGGATGAGGATATAATATTTTCGCTCATGTAATTAATGTAGTGTAGAAATAATATTCTGGGTCTTGTCGTTCATATTACTCTGCATCAAAGCTCCTCTAAACATCAATATCACAATGGGTTGGAAATCAAAGgaatattcaaatattcTATTGAAACAGGTTCATTGTAGCTTCACATTTGAGTGGATTGAATTCGTTACATAATACACCCACAATTTTGCACTGTCCCTTGGTACTCAGTAAAAAGTAGAGGAAACACATACCTTAGCGGAAACAATCTTTGGTGGGATCAAGGTAGACAAGGCACGCTTAGCAATCATGTTGTATGGGTTTggtgttcttttcttgagatGTGAAAGACCGCTAATCAAATACCTATCAAGCAAAATATTGAAGGTTCAAAGCGTAGCTTTCAGTTAGCCTAGATACAAACTAATTAACTACTTCACATCaaaatttgtttttccttgtAATCTTCTAATATTTCGTGTGAAGAGATGTCTTTTTgtaaagagaaaatataaGCTCGCATAATACTACTTTGTTATTATGCGCCATAATACATGTCGTGAAAAGTGACTATGAGTCACGTGCTTGTGATTCTTTCCTGTGTTTTGATTGGTTACGTACATCGAAAGCAGTCCGGGTTAAGATGCTTAGTATTATCTACTTGAGTTTCCGGAGAAGATAATTTCAGAATATACACGCGAAGGGCTGtctttttatatacatgtaGGAAGGTGGTATTTCTAGAGATTTAATGCTGAACTACTCTAAGCATTTCTTGAACAGTGAGCAATTTTTCACGTGGTTTGTCTTTCATTTTCCCTTCTTGTTCCTCGAAGCTTAGTATTTTTTCAGCGTCTTCCCATGTAGTAGAATTGACGTTTTCTAGAGATGGAATTGAGGTAGTCTTAGGCGGTAATGAGTGTAAGTCCTTTAGAATGTTTTCAGCCACCGCAAAAGAATTAGTCATTGTTGCTAGAATGACACCTTCGGCACCTTTTCCAATCCATCCTGTAGCATAAAGGCCTGGAATAGTGTTTTCTTGAGTATCCAGTACTCTCCCTTGGGAATTAGCTATTTTATTCCTGTCGAATTTAATTTTGAGCTCTTCAAATCCCGACATTGGCGATCCTTTGTAGCCTAATGATGTGATAAGTAAGTCTAAATTATACTCAAGGGTTTTATCTGGATGAGCATTAACCCTATTCGACTCTGACATAGTATTATTGCACAATTTCAAGGATTTGATGCGGTTGCTTGATCCATCTTTAATGATTTCTAATGGAGTTTTTAAGTAATCAAGCTCCCAGTGCTTTGTAAATACACCGTTTTCTGGTTGTGGTaattttttgtattttgcTGATCTTTCTTCATAAGGTTTGACATACTCGGAAAAGAGATCAACGCATCTCTTGAACGTCCTTGCTTGTTCTTTCATATTCCACTTTTCAGGTGTGAAGAACTTGCTGTCAATATGACCTTTCACACCATAACTCTCAAGTTGCCACATCTCTCTTATTTCCTTATTTGTGAATTTACTGTTAGGGAAGTCTCTTCTAGCTATTATCTTCACATTTTCAATAGGTGCTTGTCTCAGCTTTTCCAAGGCAAGGGGATTTATATCTGTGGAGCCCCAAATTGATGAAACAGTACTACTCAAGAGCAATCTTGCTATATCTATAGCGACGTTACCATTACCGATAATACCCACATTTCTCACGCTCTTCCAATCAAAGTCCATAAACTTTGGGTGTAAAGCAAAATCTGGATGACCATTGTACCAATTGACGAATTGTCTACTCGTGAAAACACCATCTGTATCATTTTCACCTGGAATTCCAAGTTTATTGTCTGTTGCACAACCGTAACTTAATACAACAGcatcttgtttctttaataAATCGGAAAGCTGAACGTCCTTGCCCACTTCACAATTGCCAATAAAATTGAACTTGTGTATAGAATCTTTGTCATTTCTAACTTTATTCACTGTATCGGTAAACGTCTCTTCACAGTTTTTCACATTGGGGTGGTCAGGTGCTACACCATATCTAGAAAGACCAAAGGGTACTGGGAGTTTCTCCCATATAGTCACTTCCAATGGAACCTTAGCGTTTTGTAGCAAATGATGGGCAGTGTAAAACCCTGATGGCCCTGATCCAATAATAGAAATGCATCTGCGTACCATGATTACTTTGGTAATAGATAATAGCTGACTTCCTCGGTGATTGTACGTCTGGCACGGCGAGGTATTCCGCTTACCCTTGTGCGGGGTCCATcatgatgacgatgatgatattcGTAAATAGTTGACattcttctacttctaaCTAAAAcacttcaaaaagaatcataaatgtataataataaactgaataaaaatcaaacaataCATAACGAAAAGAATATGGGCATGGACCGGGACCTGGTAAGACTAGGCCATTTCTGAACCTCGCCGTAATAGCCACATTGAACTCACCTATATCTCTGTTGAAGATACTAACCGAATAACGCTTACCAAACGTGTTTATAATACGTATATTGAGGGTAACAGTCTTGAGGTGTCGCTCTTACTATATCAAAGACGTCATTGATAGTTTTTCGAACTGATTGAcgtaaatatatatataaaaagagATTCAACCGGAATTTTAATAAAACGGATTCTTCATTTCAGATCAAACTTTAAGGTTCACAGTTTTAAACACACATATACTGACAGTACACGGCAACTAAGGCAAAGATAAGAATGGCATTGGTTTACAAGAAGTTTTTATTGTTCGGTGATTCGATCACTgagttttctttcaacacaAGAATGAGCAAtgttgaaggaaaagacGAATTCTCTTTTGGTGCGGCAATGGTCAATGCATACACGAGAAAGCTTGATATTGTTCAAAGAGGCTTTAGTGGATTCAACTCCCGTTGGGCGTTAAAGCTTTTACCAAAGATTTTGGAACAAGAGAATAACGTAGCTATTGCTACATTGTTCTTTGGTTCTAATGACGCTTGCCAACATGAACACCAACATGTACCTTTACCTgaatataaagaaaacaccaagAAATTAATAGAAATGTTTAAGAAGAACGGAATTAAAGTGGTGGTAATAGGTCCTGCCCTATATGACGTTGATAAATGGTACCCATCGCATGGCGCAGAGGTTGACAAGGGATACGTCCGTTCTAATGAATTGTTTGCTCAATACAGCGAGGCTGCACAGGAAATAGCTAATGCTCAAGAAGTTGCCTTTGTTAACCTTCACGAGGCCTTCAAGAAACAAGACGATTGGAAGTCCCTACTTTGTGATGGGTTACATTTCAGCGGAAAGGGTTACGAAGTTATGTTTAACGAAGTCATCAAGACCGTTGAGGAAAAATACCCTGAATTTGCACCAAAAGCAGTCGAGTACAAATTACCAAATTGGAGATTGGTGAAATCCGATGGCTCTACTCTTGACCCCTTGCTCTGAATTTCATTAATATGTTAGTTTCTGGGCTTGAAAATGCTGgtatatatactattaGCAGGTTCAccttttcttgaaagcACTTCGATGCTCTTCTTTTACCTTGATAGATTTAtaatagaaaatatatataaaaaaaaaaaaaaatacttaAAATTTGAAGACATTCATTCTATTCTGTCAAGAATTACTGACGTGGAATTGTGAGCAGCAGTCCAACATAATTCTCGGTATTCTATTTGCGAAACATCTTATGTGGACAAAGAGACCATTGTAGATATACTTGGTGAACTAAAAGTATGGCAACCAATGCAGGAAGTGGACTACCACCAATAgactttgaaaaaataaagaaagattCAGATGGCTCTGTTTCGTCAATGGCTAAAGGGTTGTTCAACCAGTTTATAGAAGGCAATCCGTACTTTGCCGCTGGTGGTGGATTGATGATCTTAGGTACATCTCTAGCTTTGTTGAGAAAAGGTATCATATCAACAAGTAGGTTAGCGTATCGTCAATTAATAGTGGATCTTGAAATTCCAAGCAAAGACAAATCATATTTGtggtttcttcaatggatGTCGAAGTACCCACAGAGGTCTTCAAGACATCTCTCTGTAGAGACTAACTTTCTACAGCATAATAACGGATCTGTGAGTACTCAAATGAACTTTGTACCAGGTGTCGGTAACCATTTAATTAGATACAAAGGTGCATTCATGCTCATCACTAGAGAAAGATCAGGCCAAATTGCAAATTTCTCTAATGGTACACCATTTGAAACTGTGAAGTTGACTACTCTCTATAGGGATAGGCATTTATTTCAGGAGCTATTGATGGAGGCCAAAGAACTTGCTGTAAAAGCTCAAACGGGTAAGACAGTGATATATACTTCGTGGGCTAACGAATGGAGACCATTCGGGCAACCAAAGGCAAAGAGAAACTTGAAAAGTGTTATTCTTGATaaaggtttgaaagaagGCATATTGAGGGATGTGAAAGACTTTTTGCAAAATGGGAAATGGTACTACGACCGGGGTATCCCATACAGAAGAGGTTACTTACTGTATGGTCCTCCAGGGAGCGGAAAGACTTCTTTTATCCAAGCTTTAGCTGGTGAATTAGATTACAATATCTGTATCATGAATCTTGCAGATCCTAATCTCACAGACGACAGACTAAATTACCTAATGAACAATTTACCAGAAAGAAGCATAATGCTTTTAGAAGATATAGACGCGGCATTTGttaaaagaaacaagaacgAGGAGGGTTATGTGAATGGTGTCACATTTAGTGGTCTATTAAATGCACTAGACGGTGTAGCTTCAAGTGAAGAAATCATCACCTTTATGACTACAAACCACCCTGAAAAGCTTGATCCGGCAGTAATGAGACCCGGAAGAATCGACTACAAAGCTTTCGTAGGGAATGCAACAGAATATCAAATTAGACAAATGTTTTTGAGATTCTATCCGGAAGAAACTGAATTGTGTGAACAATTTGTCCAAAAAGCCATTCAACTGGATATTCCAATATCCACAGCCCAATTACAAGGTCTATTTGTGTTTAATAAATCTGACCCAAAAAATGCAGTACTGATGGTGGAATCATTGCGTTACCCAAATCACGTCTTTTGAGTAACTCCATCTGGCATTCTTACAGcttgtatatattaatagTTAACCTGTATGTAGACAATGGAACAAAGGTAAGTTTCTTCAGCCTTCTTCATCTCTTGCCATACTTAGCAGTATTTCCTCTGCTTCCCTTAAATTTTCAATAGATATAGTCCTAGTTCCATCTTTTTCAGCTTGAAGTTTTGCTTCTGTTAACAGTTTGTCAATGGCGTCAATGAAAAGGCATCCTAGAAGGGTCTTTTCGGTATTGTTGGGATTATTCAGGtttgtgttcttttttttacctGCCTC is from Kluyveromyces marxianus DMKU3-1042 DNA, complete genome, chromosome 2 and encodes:
- the RGA2 gene encoding GTPase-activating protein RGA2 — its product is MSASTHEAVETPVCVRCTDRITMGHAYELGGNRWHTHCFSCYKCDKPLSCDSDFLVLGTSDLICFECSDSCKSCGKKIDDLAIILASSNEAYCSDCFKCCKCGEKIKDLRYAKTKKGLFCISCHERLLARRKYHEEKKRRLKKELPIVPKEPDSSATSSAMESETATSQTSHTLDPMIKTESGVLETTNSNLGQNGNSTPESDPFSVLSPSNAADKLESANIQQKQTPNYEDIEQPKVFTAPIDFSKKESIVKSSSNSVIAQFLDDEYHNDNVSVTTTEHKHSSSQLDKILQNTLDNSEEDTLQISSNDIASLSYNNSNPDIPEINPHRTPVRSSERSPPLAIPNSKSPDGHRNAIIFDAESPENEVVYATKENHLNTPNRRNTSAGDESFLHTPNSSGNDHKPAGLGISTPRSLQKFKLNGSLAIISPRSEVVKNTSTVGIPYDSTEERPSSHNSDMAHTVNNSAPDHHRRTSSGAKNITRSLSFRSKNIISTFRNKAKSSVSPGRPLDKDFDTHSGWGVSASHPSIEESLSSQTAHQPRRRVSGRGQSDSTIYSPFSNDSTQQSQNQGQGHIRSQSGSNKVSMFRTPPLGSIDSGRYTRNKSLSIDANQTLLAEDEKGTDGGDTGDYTPVAKEFFEKDLASASLQLRKLNMEIKELQLTKAQLNADIEKLKSSKESLTIEVEKLKNEKKGLRSGTTSQESFQDDAYYTDYHGSSGNGYSPTKNPHSATSASASIAKPRFWKLFGAGSGSGNGNGNGNGYGNVKQVTPNSSKSIEISAPMLQNPNEFDDMKLLPIQNSTSSDSGTRNSASSAMSEGQNLYGSTLSARCNYERRDVPLIITTCIDYIESDEEHMKTEGIYRKSGSQIVIEQFEKMFADEEKVDFVKINADVHAVTSVLKRYLRKLPNPILSYQCYEALINLVRDNNLLIEYPLSKSTKPSTLYHNTVERLVGIMQTLPVQNLIVLRLLCQHLDQIIKYQDDNLMTLHNLALVFAPGLIKDYSGEKDIVDMKERNYLIGFILQNYRDIFSMILQQRTE
- the LSM6 gene encoding U4/U6-U5 snRNP complex subunit LSM6, encoding METKTTASATFLENIIGKPVYVKLFSGILYQGKLESIDGFMNVSLSQVSEHYETEENGTLHKYAEEVFLRGSQVLYISER
- the ARH1 gene encoding NADPH-adrenodoxin reductase, translated to MVRRCISIIGSGPSGFYTAHHLLQNAKVPLEVTIWEKLPVPFGLSRYGVAPDHPNVKNCEETFTDTVNKVRNDKDSIHKFNFIGNCEVGKDVQLSDLLKKQDAVVLSYGCATDNKLGIPGENDTDGVFTSRQFVNWYNGHPDFALHPKFMDFDWKSVRNVGIIGNGNVAIDIARLLLSSTVSSIWGSTDINPLALEKLRQAPIENVKIIARRDFPNSKFTNKEIREMWQLESYGVKGHIDSKFFTPEKWNMKEQARTFKRCVDLFSEYVKPYEERSAKYKKLPQPENGVFTKHWELDYLKTPLEIIKDGSSNRIKSLKLCNNTMSESNRVNAHPDKTLEYNLDLLITSLGYKGSPMSGFEELKIKFDRNKIANSQGRVLDTQENTIPGLYATGWIGKGAEGVILATMTNSFAVAENILKDLHSLPPKTTSIPSLENVNSTTWEDAEKILSFEEQEGKMKDKPREKLLTVQEMLRVVQH
- the IAH1 gene encoding isoamyl acetate-hydrolyzing esterase; its protein translation is MALVYKKFLLFGDSITEFSFNTRMSNVEGKDEFSFGAAMVNAYTRKLDIVQRGFSGFNSRWALKLLPKILEQENNVAIATLFFGSNDACQHEHQHVPLPEYKENTKKLIEMFKKNGIKVVVIGPALYDVDKWYPSHGAEVDKGYVRSNELFAQYSEAAQEIANAQEVAFVNLHEAFKKQDDWKSLLCDGLHFSGKGYEVMFNEVIKTVEEKYPEFAPKAVEYKLPNWRLVKSDGSTLDPLL
- the BCS1 gene encoding bifunctional AAA family ATPase chaperone/translocase BCS1, which gives rise to MATNAGSGLPPIDFEKIKKDSDGSVSSMAKGLFNQFIEGNPYFAAGGGLMILGTSLALLRKGIISTSRLAYRQLIVDLEIPSKDKSYLWFLQWMSKYPQRSSRHLSVETNFLQHNNGSVSTQMNFVPGVGNHLIRYKGAFMLITRERSGQIANFSNGTPFETVKLTTLYRDRHLFQELLMEAKELAVKAQTGKTVIYTSWANEWRPFGQPKAKRNLKSVILDKGLKEGILRDVKDFLQNGKWYYDRGIPYRRGYLLYGPPGSGKTSFIQALAGELDYNICIMNLADPNLTDDRLNYLMNNLPERSIMLLEDIDAAFVKRNKNEEGYVNGVTFSGLLNALDGVASSEEIITFMTTNHPEKLDPAVMRPGRIDYKAFVGNATEYQIRQMFLRFYPEETELCEQFVQKAIQLDIPISTAQLQGLFVFNKSDPKNAVLMVESLRYPNHVF